A section of the Meles meles chromosome 8, mMelMel3.1 paternal haplotype, whole genome shotgun sequence genome encodes:
- the DBX1 gene encoding homeobox protein DBX1 has product MMFPGLLAPPAGYPSLLRPTPTLTLPQSLQSAFSGHSSFLVEDLIRMSRPPAYLPRSLPTASMSPPRQGVPTTLTDTGTSDLGSPSPGSRPDGSPQTAASPASEPTFLKFGVNAILSSAPRTETSPALLQSVPPKTFAFPYFEGSFQPFIRSSYFPASSSVVPIPGTFSWPLAARGKPRRGMLRRAVFSDVQRKALEKMFQKQKYISKPDRKKLAAKLGLKDSQVKIWFQNRRMKWRNSKERELLSSGGCREQTLPTKLNPHPDLSDVGQKGPGDDEEEDEGRGSPRHRLVYHASPDPRHLRDPRLEGPLPASPAHSSSPGKPSDFSDSEEDEEGEEEEITVS; this is encoded by the exons ATGATGTTCCCAGGCCTCCTCGCACCCCCCGCCGGGTACCCCAGCCTCCTGCGCCCCACGCCCACCTTAACGCTGCCCCAGTCCCTGCAGTCGGCATTTTCTGGCCACTCCAGCTTCCTGGTGGAGGATCTGATCCGCATGAGCCGGCCTCCCGCTTACCTGCCCCGCAGCTTACCCACCGCCAGCATGTCGCCCCCTAGGCAGGGGGTCCCCACGACTCTCACAGACACCGGGACTTCAGACCTGGGCTCCCCGAGTCCCGGCAGTCGACCCGACGGTTCACCTCAGACGGCCGCCTCACCTGCCAGCGAGCCCACGTTTCTGAAGTTTGGGGTGAACGCCATCCTCTCCTCGGCGCCCAGAACAG AAACATCCCCCGCCTTGCTCCAGAGCGTTCCTCCCAAGACTTTCGCCTTTCCCTATTTCGAAGGCTCCTTCCAGCCTTTCATCAGATCTTCTTATTTCCCAG CGTCCTCGAGCGTCGTGCCCATCCCGGGGACCTTCTCCTGGCCGCTTGCGGCCCGCGGCAAGCCTCGCCGGGGCATGCTGCGTCGGGCGGTGTTCTCCGACGTGCAGCGCAAGGCGCTGGAGAAGATGTTCCAGAAGCAGAAGTACATCAGCAAGCCCGACCGCAAGAAGCTGGCGGCCAAGTTGGGCTTGAAAGACTCACAA GTGAAAATCTGGTTCCAGAACCGACGCATGAAGTGGCGGAACTCCAAGGAGCGCGAGCTCCTGTCTAGCGGGGGCTGCCGAGAGCAGACCCTTCCCACCAAACTCAATCCGCACCCAGACCTCAGCGACGTTGGCCAGAAGGGTCCGGGGGACGACGAAGAGGAGGACGAGGGCCGGGGCAGCCCCCGCCACCGCCTCGTCTATCACGCGTCCCCCGACCCTCGGCACCTGCGGGACCCGCGGCTGGAAGGGCCGCTGCCCGCCTCGCCCGCGCACTCGAGCAGCCCTGGCAAGCCTTCGGACTTCTCCGATTccgaggaggatgaggagggcGAAGAGGAGGAGATCACCGTGTCTTAG